In Drosophila santomea strain STO CAGO 1482 chromosome 2L, Prin_Dsan_1.1, whole genome shotgun sequence, a single window of DNA contains:
- the LOC120448548 gene encoding uncharacterized protein LOC120448548 isoform X13, which translates to MDFTLGLVTGMYAVLAVIVFYVVYVIEVKLDLPAIVNGHSNNNNNNNNADTELADLSQTRLRSLIETIIAETLRSSSLSVSGAVSEISLDTRSHVSELANGNGLKRRHRTEHYFEPKIYQDLLATAVLNKIADKEGNTRLVAESTPDLSGRHIDENFNAEALSTTSGSSIEPRSDCSLTDHEIGLDNGKSQSLQADLERESVLSDYIAAHMVPLPDFSASVTESEDDIGSITSGMIGDGNWEDNWLFKKKRSSATQSSVGMLVPAPRENVRAQIGDKTTDEVSDLSEIGSDIEESSLDLLRCNDLNDRLLSQHLIGGQNTKLVLDELVDRTSLTSHTLLEENEPAFTETTNEFVVSPMAVPSDIKAPSPAPPPPPMIFQDDLLNEEPDHTPIADQLSSESIESDESEPSTACETFNADGDSEQEFVSQRLLVLDDQRSPNTNTSSNNNVHPHLILPLTQTNNPTSRSRRTNGKLTNGSLRWSGTYANELSNGGSTGAQPDEVADDDVVLLRRFVPGSIAEREVKKWYNAVEMPNNPYSPEALKQRISGTQERYMDVPNISPSAEQKALASALTENPDPPAPKTDYKRYSRDYYINNAPTATDSTGGVKAATSSALEEVEDIVINEVNQEPEQHPPHGRISSSAQSTAADLSHWTLSTPVRRSSSLKFINSRPLHSPSHSMGYERSVPLARPSTSASHYRESSLGLGDDEDFDLRSQLSWRSSYSSLPKRHTQSSMSLHSNGSGMSFGSSVSKRRPTAGGPAAGVLTQFEKQLLHKDLKRNSFRAVSATSKDFVVNPLFESDSIGGKPALRPETEDQGDSGVDSCLNGFSGADTKYSNNSLLF; encoded by the exons ATGGACTTTACTTTGGGCCTAGTCACTGGCATGTATGCCGTTTTGGCCGTAATTGTCTTTTACGTGGTTTACGTCATTGAGGTGAAATTAG ATCTTCCGGCCATCGTAAATGGCCatagcaacaataataataataacaacaatgccGATACCGAGCTGGCGGACCTTTCGCAGACCCGACTACGCAGTCTCATCGAGACGATCATAGCGGAGACCTTGCGGAGCTCCTCCCTCAGCGTCAGCGGAGCCGTCTCGGAGATCAGCCTGGACACCAGATCCCACGTGTCCGAGCTGGCCAACGGAAACGGGCTGAAGCGGCGCCATCGCACCGAGCACTACTTCGAGCCGAAGATCTATCAGGATCTGCTGGCCACAGCGGTGCTAAATAAG ATTGCGGATAAGGAAGGGAATACAAGGCTGGTGGCGGAGAGTACTCCGGACTTGAGTGGTCGCCACATTGACGAGAATTTCAATGCCGAAGCGCTGAGCACCACGTCCGGAAGCTCCATTGAACCACGAAGTGATTGCAGCCTCACCGATCATGAAATCGGACTGGAT AATGGCAAATCCCAATCCCTGCAAGCGGACTTGGAAAGGGAATCTGTCCTTAGTGATTATATAGCCGCACACATGGTGCCACTGCCAGACTTTTCAGCATCCGTGACCGAATCCGAGGATG ATATTGGATCCATCACCTCGGGCATGATCGGTGATGGAAACTGGGAGGACAACTGGCTGTTCAAGAAGAAACGTAGCTCGGCGACTCAGAGCAGCGTTGGCATGCTAGTGCCGGCACCAAGGGAGAATGTACGTGCCCAGATTGGGGACAAGACCACCGATGAGGTGAGCGATCTCTCGGAGATCGGTTCGGACATCGAGGAGAGCTCTCTGGATCTCCTGCGATGCAACGATCTCAACGATCGTCTCCTGAGCCAGCACCTGATTGGTGGCCAAAACACTAAGCTGGTCCTAGACGAGCTCGTCGATCGCACCAGTCTCACCTCACACACATTGCTGGAAGAGAATGAGCCCGCATTCACAGAGACAACCAATGAGTTCGTGGTGTCCCCGATGGCAGTGCCTTCCGATATTAAGGCGCCATCTCCGGcgccacctcctccaccaATGATATTCCAGGACGACTTGTTGAACGAGGAGCCAGACCACACTCCCATTGCAG ATCAATTAAGTTCAGAGTCCATTGAAAGCGATGAGAGTGAACCCTCCACCGCCTGCGAGACATTCAATGCAGATGGTGACTCTGAACAGGAGTTTGTTAGCCAGAGGCTCTTAGTCCTAGACGATCAGCGATCCCCTAATACTAACACAAGCTCTAACAACAATGTGCACCCCCACCTGATTCTTCCTCTAACCCAAACTAACAACCCGACATCGAGAAGTAGACGCACCAATGGAAAACTAACAAATGGTTCCCTTCGATGGTCGGGTACTTATGCTAACGAGCTCTCAAATGGCGGATCCACGGGTGCCCAGCCAGACGAGGTTGCCGATGACGATGTTGTACTCTTGCGGCGCTTCGTGCCAG GTTCCATTGCGGAGCGCGAGGTGAAGAAGTGGTACAACGCCGTTGAGATGCCAAATAATCCGTACTCCCCGGAGGCCCTGAAGCAGCGCATCAGTGGCACCCAGGAGCGCTACATGGATGTGCCCAACATCAGTCCGAGTGCTGAGCAAAAGGCACTGGCATCCGCGCTGACGGAAAATCCCGATCCTCCAGCGCCAAAAACGGATTACAAACG CTATAGCCGCGACTACTACATCAACAATGCTCCCACAGCCACGGACAGCACGGGTGGTGTAAAGGCCGCTACGTCCAGCGCACTTGAGGAGGTGGAGGACATCGTGATCAACGAGGTAAATCAAGAACCAGAACAACATCCACCGCATGGCCGCATTTCAAGTAGCGCTCAGAGCACCGCTGCCGACCTCTCTCATTGGACCCTATCCACGCCAGTGCGCCGCAGTAGTTCACTAAAGTTCATTAATAGTCGCCCCCTCCACTCCCCCTCCCATTCGATGGGCTACGAAAGATCGGTGCCCCTCGCACGACCTTCGACCTCGGCGTCCCATTACCGCGAATCGAGTCTGGGGTTGGGTGACGACGAAGACTTTGACCTGAGATCCCAGCTCTCCTGGCGCAGCAGCTACAGTTCCCTGCCCAAGCGACACACACAGTCCTCGATGAGCCTGCACAGTAATGGTAGCGGGATGTCCTTCGGCTCGTCCGTGTCCAAGAGACGTCCAACGGCAGGTGGGCCCGCCGCCGGCGTCCTTACTCAATTTGAAAAGCAGCTGCTGCACAAGGACCTCAAGCGGAATAGCTTCCGAGCGGTGTCCGCCACCTCGAAGGACTTTGTCGTGAATCCGCTCTTCGAGAGCGATTCGATTGGCGGGAAGCCGGCCCTGCGGCCGGAGACGGAGGACCAGGGCGACTCGGGGGTGGACAGCTGCCTGAACGGCTTCAGCGGTGCGGACACCAAGTACAGCAACAATAGTCTGCTATTCTAG
- the LOC120448548 gene encoding mucin-17 isoform X6 yields the protein MDFTLGLVTGMYAVLAVIVFYVVYVIEVKLDLPAIVNGHSNNNNNNNNADTELADLSQTRLRSLIETIIAETLRSSSLSVSGAVSEISLDTRSHVSELANGNGLKRRHRTEHYFEPKIYQDLLATAVLNKIADKEGNTRLVAESTPDLSGRHIDENFNAEALSTTSGSSIEPRSDCSLTDHEIGLDNGKSQSLQADLERESVLSDYIAAHMVPLPDFSASVTESEDDIGSITSGMIGDGNWEDNWLFKKKRSSATQSSVGMLVPAPRENVRAQIGDKTTDEVSDLSEIGSDIEESSLDLLRCNDLNDRLLSQHLIGGQNTKLVLDELVDRTSLTSHTLLEENEPAFTETTNEFVVSPMAVPSDIKAPSPAPPPPPMIFQDDLLNEEPDHTPIAAQGESEELASLDGCTGFSTVEYIDEGQMHETVPSVIEILAAMALGPMLAVPASEQPGGMTPSEMHTLKELSDLALAEINARTVDLVHAHSLDIIEEENTEPSEAGPEQHFELVQQPPLEEITDQISPEEQECLVQLDVLPPPPQSKLISEIEPPPPMELVEDTDSLYPAEVVPELAPVEIRPEMKTDDVTALKSVQIVPEITSTLDIVSEEQSYVEAIITAPTTESEVVHVETGPEIPVPFEIIPNTVVIAYSELHSLDLPEVIHLDSLILEPPDPLESDPETVTTQEHRSEDLPSPMKLNHSLETGFVIGDSTENVSEQIPDMTSEPIAAAQPEPSPIPVPVDSGTQLDNLGTIEVESLKTSVPMETVSEPKIVDPQLPVEADDLTQSTSVNSPEPLKIGSETHPSLMQIDSEPQNIAIDSSPPLEVSEPVKSTPLGGATVDSLQSEQSELPPPVENAVSEGILREATSGDANGSEAVDVIIGTDSIAGKQPQTDETANPSAFVKEISENQPVALDVNVSEPQSISEEGISTIETISLPYPSDVNVVTSVSSGLTEPAPVEPSEPVNIDPQVHNVPVNSPESRESVPESSTLPVNPKLKNNPTIELQNDLVTTSQLIPESESCAINPQASQPVAVDPLPVVEDVTDVVALEPPSLVGTDPETQTMAIESLDPIETIPEPESIIIEKLAPIGRSAEADSIDVENQISPENHIEQQTMSEPQQTVPMDAIQPIEIVQETPCNTSDLMATTEAVDVEHSEPGEDAFLAVKEGLESDLHKSDSHVIEPLSVPLPLELSEPAEAVDIGAPLVSVVSQTQSEPSEAVIPSATLLDIQSQSLEQPVHVVNAAQTEIKEIVSPAPVEIVSTTTEDFPQAEYVVESDNPIPAAEEVQTMVDSTADLQITPIEERPQPSETYSEHADKETPESVEMGLSTQNEAVQITTSVEVTSTATDEATTEPPKIHYETAPPAAEEREANEAVEMLSVTADTTLPEATIPQDTVEALEPPTSIEVKSEVNGDTGSKGNVEVAEPQSKEDEILMEPISMDVTELVDPIQEPKLTLGENPPDTESSERDSQKNTDPVDLQEDNTEAEEKVDTLSTTEVVPDIIVLNPPLLVEPSPEIQAMTTVPLESELIAIEQPVPAKNQESIVVDSQPVVIDTPASAEVLFENEVAPTPQQIPENKSESVAMEPITPADVESEPDSRAVEPLTSTQATPVEVTASEPFDTVVKPVAEAQTPTIENTTPKEITQTVALDSTESLETNLDTEIVSEDLIQVDPKELSAHVEPVSQIEASSGDPQEPAKETKQVEDILVVQATLTQVSVTDSVAVNPSVPVEQSEDSIGDPPESAQNVSDVVPVIENHPASAETSVTDSVAVELNDPVERTTNLSGNTDFVADTESSGADNEIGVDPNNPAEFEPVNVIPETNQLEIETLELKEELTMEELTTIDGKPSAVLEPLVSVNTVYQEESTNLSTLQENVVPQEESVSKSKPIPETETVDVVEVKPVAVGTSAEEKSLENEKMVLNVESTNGEPLPAAESVILEPVLGEEPISVPEYTSVDSGNFVPQLDSVPLSAPAAVTIPKEPKDLELRACEELIPESVSCTDDLPDPAQGLLQEAPVDMETLSGIPMVPDEYVHEFEPSPVEIVLQHADAITIAPVEPNTKPETESPSPMGAISTPDLQVVASVPLDSVPAAPVMPMEFVSNKEHLKEETKDERATPVSLGHVGQKQSNANEEPPHDEDNSKRDDGILNDEEEPVSEPQKDEVVEVKPIVETPVDEESKTITTAISNLSSDVQLACIDQELQEIALDPATEGSIAEREVKKWYNAVEMPNNPYSPEALKQRISGTQERYMDVPNISPSAEQKALASALTENPDPPAPKTDYKRYSRDYYINNAPTATDSTGGVKAATSSALEEVEDIVINEAQKANKPATEQDPPQESVYKATPVQVLDESLDSQSNPSLYSLQTTTTNTSDESNTVRIYDFNKQETTVIRAAPAGQQPSDSTTSSMESAQSALPSASSSNDSTGSNKRERPVVLQFGPADSVPTIGSPASTPTRGSTPPAFRFLQPKRRLIDPSQVLSVDEDDVPETTTPSAEKPVIEDEVAHSMPSVKALAQAFLLTSKHTQPQRRWRAKVRIAAPPETPDKPNTSLAKRHKLEHAVSMAEVADESTIASDLSSLETDPSIHSETNPPVASPASPVPVRHGFLRSNIAFFENLKFK from the exons ATGGACTTTACTTTGGGCCTAGTCACTGGCATGTATGCCGTTTTGGCCGTAATTGTCTTTTACGTGGTTTACGTCATTGAGGTGAAATTAG ATCTTCCGGCCATCGTAAATGGCCatagcaacaataataataataacaacaatgccGATACCGAGCTGGCGGACCTTTCGCAGACCCGACTACGCAGTCTCATCGAGACGATCATAGCGGAGACCTTGCGGAGCTCCTCCCTCAGCGTCAGCGGAGCCGTCTCGGAGATCAGCCTGGACACCAGATCCCACGTGTCCGAGCTGGCCAACGGAAACGGGCTGAAGCGGCGCCATCGCACCGAGCACTACTTCGAGCCGAAGATCTATCAGGATCTGCTGGCCACAGCGGTGCTAAATAAG ATTGCGGATAAGGAAGGGAATACAAGGCTGGTGGCGGAGAGTACTCCGGACTTGAGTGGTCGCCACATTGACGAGAATTTCAATGCCGAAGCGCTGAGCACCACGTCCGGAAGCTCCATTGAACCACGAAGTGATTGCAGCCTCACCGATCATGAAATCGGACTGGAT AATGGCAAATCCCAATCCCTGCAAGCGGACTTGGAAAGGGAATCTGTCCTTAGTGATTATATAGCCGCACACATGGTGCCACTGCCAGACTTTTCAGCATCCGTGACCGAATCCGAGGATG ATATTGGATCCATCACCTCGGGCATGATCGGTGATGGAAACTGGGAGGACAACTGGCTGTTCAAGAAGAAACGTAGCTCGGCGACTCAGAGCAGCGTTGGCATGCTAGTGCCGGCACCAAGGGAGAATGTACGTGCCCAGATTGGGGACAAGACCACCGATGAGGTGAGCGATCTCTCGGAGATCGGTTCGGACATCGAGGAGAGCTCTCTGGATCTCCTGCGATGCAACGATCTCAACGATCGTCTCCTGAGCCAGCACCTGATTGGTGGCCAAAACACTAAGCTGGTCCTAGACGAGCTCGTCGATCGCACCAGTCTCACCTCACACACATTGCTGGAAGAGAATGAGCCCGCATTCACAGAGACAACCAATGAGTTCGTGGTGTCCCCGATGGCAGTGCCTTCCGATATTAAGGCGCCATCTCCGGcgccacctcctccaccaATGATATTCCAGGACGACTTGTTGAACGAGGAGCCAGACCACACTCCCATTGCAG CCCAAGGCGAATCCGAGGAGCTGGCCAGCCTCGATGGCTGTACTGGCTTTAGCACAGTCGAGTACATCGATGAAGGACAGATGCACGAAACTGTGCCATCGGTGATTGAGATCTTGGCGGCCATGGCGCTGGGACCTATGCTAGCTGTTCCAGCATCTGAACAGCCTGGTGGCATGACACCCAGTGAGATGCACACCCTCAAAGAACTGAGTGACTTGGCCCTCGCCGAGATCAACGCTCGCACAGTGGACCTGGTGCACGCCCACTCACTGGACATAATTGAAGAGGAGAACACAGAGCCTTCAGAAGCTGGCCCAGAGCAGCACTTTGAATTGGTCCAACAGCCACCGCTCGAAGAGATTACCGACCAAATATCCCCAGAAGAGCAGGAGTGCCTTGTTCAATTGGATGTGCTACCACCTCCTCCACAATCAAAGCTTATATCTGAGATTGAACCGCCGCCGCCAATGGAACTGGTCGAAGATACTGATTCTCTGTATCCTGCAGAAGTTGTCCCCGAACTAGCGCCTGTAGAAATTCGTCCAGAGATGAAAACCGATGATGTTACTGCTCTGAAGTCCGTGCAAATTGTCCCAGAAATAACATCTACTTTGGATATTGTCTCAGAAGAGCAATCTTACGTGGAAGCAATAATAACAGCTCCAACAACAGAATCTGAAGTTGTCCATGTGGAAACTGGTCCAGAAATCCCAGTGCCCTTTGAAATCATCCCAAATACCGTCGTAATTGCTTATTCTGAGCTTCACTCCTTGGATCTACCAGAAGTAATACATTTGGATTCGCTGATCTTGGAGCCGCCAGATCCATTGGAAAGCGATCCTGAAACTGTGACAACTCAAGAACATCGATCTGAGGACCTACCATCACCTATGAAGCTCAATCACAGCCTTGAAACCGGTTTCGTCATAGGGGATTCAACAGAAAACGTGTCAGAACAAATTCCAGATATGACGTCAGAGCCCATAGCAGCGGCACAACCTGAGCCTAGTCCCATACCTGTCCCAGTAGACAGTGGTACACAATTGGATAACCTAGGAACTATTGAAGTTGAATCCCTTAAGACATCTGTCCCAATGGAAACCGTTTCAGAACCTAAAATAGTGGACCCCCAATTGCCTGTGGAAGCTGATGACCTGACTCAATCTACTTCTGTGAACTCACCAGAGCCATTGAAAATTGGTTCAGAGACTCATCCTTCATTAATGCAAATAGACTCTGAGCCTCAAAATATTGCAATCGATTCATCACCACCCTTAGAAGTGTCAGAACCCGTGAAATCAACTCCTTTAGGAGGTGCTACAGTGGATTCACTACAATCTGAGCAATCGGAGCTACCACCGCCTGTGGAAAATGCTGTCTCTGAAGGGATTCTTAGAGAGGCAACATCTGGCGATGCGAATGGCTCTGAAGCTGTTGATGTCATAATAGGAACAGACTCTATCGCAGGAAAGCAGCCGCAAACTGATGAAACTGCTAACCCTTCAGCTTTTGTGAAAGAAATTTCAGAAAATCAACCAGTTGCATTAGATGTCAATGTTTCAGAACCGCAATCCATTTCAGAAGAAGGCATATCGACAATTGAAACGATAAGTCTACCATATCCTTCCGATGTTAACGTGGTGACTTCAGTGTCTTCAGGACTTACAGAACCTGCCCCAGTTGAACCATCAGAGCCCGTCAATATCGATCCGCAAGTACACAATGTCCCAGTTAATTCACCTGAGAGCCGTGAATCAGTTCCTGAATCTTCAACTCTTCCTGTGAATCCGAAACTCAAAAATAACCCGACAATTGAGCTTCAAAATGATTTAGTCACAACGTCGCAATTGATTCCAGAGTCTGAATCTTGTGCAATTAATCCCCAAGCATCACAGCCTGTTGCAGTGGATCCCTTACCGGTTGTAGAAGATGTTACGGACGTAGTTGCTTTGGAACCCCCATCGCTTGTGGGAACAGACCCAGAAACGCAAACCATGGCAATAGAAAGCCTTGATCCTATAGAAACGATACCAGAACCAGAATCTATTATCATAGAAAAACTTGCACCTATCGGAAGATCAGCTGAAGCGGATTCCATCGATGTGGAAAACCAAATTAGTCCGGAAAATCATATTGAGCAGCAAACCATGTCAGAACCACAACAGACAGTTCCAATGGATGCTATACAGCCTATCGAAATCGTTCAAGAAACACCATGCAACACCTCAGATTTGATGGCCACCACTGAAGCTGTCGATGTGGAACACTCAGAGCCTGGCGAAGATGCTTTCTTAGCTGTGAAAGAAGGACTCGAATCCGATCTGCATAAGTCGGATTCACACGTGATAGAACCACTATCCGTGCCATTACCATTAGAATTATCTGAACCGGCGGAGGCGGTTGATATAGGCGCCCCCCTAGTATCTGTAGTATCGCAGACTCAATCTGAACCTTCTGAGGCAGTTATTCCATCTGCCACTTTGTTGGATATCCAATCACAATCACTGGAACAACCAGTGCACGTGGTAAATGCGGCTCAAACGGAAATTAAGGAAATAGTATCCCCTGCACCTGTGGAGATTGTTTCTACCACAACAGAAGATTTCCCCCAAGCTGAATACGTAGTGGAATCCGATAACCCTATcccagcagcagaagaagtGCAAACCATGGTCGATTCAACAGCAGATCTACAGATTACACCTATTGAAGAACGCCCCCAACCTTCGGAAACCTATTCTGAGCATGCGGATAAAGAAACCCCCGAGTCAGTGGAAATGGGTTTGAGCACACAAAATGAAGCTGTCCAAATAACAACGTCGGTTGAAGTAACTTCTACGGCTACCGATGAAGCAACCACAGAACCTCCCAAAATACATTATGAAACTGCACCCCCTGCAGCAGAAGAAAGAGAAGCAAACGAAGCTGTAGAGATGCTATCGGTCACTGCTGACACCACTCTCCCAGAAGCCACTATTCCACAAGATACTGTTGAAGCCCTTGAACCGCCCACATCAATAGAGGTTAAATCAGAGGTAAATGGCGACACGGGATCTAAAGGAAATGTAGAGGTCGCTGAACCACAATCTAAAGAAGATGAAATACTTATGGAGCCCATCTCAATGGATGTTACAGAA CTGGTGGATCCTATTCAAGAACCGAAATTAACTTTAGGTGAAAATCCACCAGATACAGAATCTTCAGAGAGAGATTCACAAAAAAATACTGATCCAGTGGATTTGCAAGAAGATAATACGGAAGCCGAAGAAAAAGTGGATACGTTATCGACTACAGAAGTTGTTCCAGACATAATTGTCCTGAACCCCCCATTGCTTGTGGAACCTAGCCCAGAAATACAAGCAATGACAACAGTTCCTTTGGAATCAGAATTAATCGCAATAGAACAACCAGTACCTGCAAAAAATCAAGAGTCTATCGTTGTGGACAGTCAGCCTGTAGTAATTGATACCCCAGCTTCTGCAGAAGTCCTTTTCGAAAATGAAGTGGCACCAACCCCGCAACAGATTCCAGAGAACAAATCCGAATCAGTTGCAATGGAACCAATTACACCTGCAGATGTTGAGTCTGAGCCGGATTCTCGAGCTGTGGAACCATTAACTTCTACTCAAGCCACGCCAGTTGAAGTAACAGCTTCTGAACCATTCGATACCGTTGTTAAACCAGTTGCAGAAGCTCAAACGCCAACTATAGAAAATACAACGCCGAAGGAAATAACACAAACTGTCGCATTGGATTCAACTGAATCTTTGGAAACTAACCTAGATACCGAGATTGTTTCTGAGGACCTTATCCAAGTTGATCCAAAGGAACTATCTGCTCATGTTGAACCCGTTTCTCAAATCGAAGCTAGCTCTGGGGATCCACAAGAACCAGCAAAAGAGACGAAACAAGTCGAAGATATTTTAGTCGTTCAGGCAACCCTTACTCAAGTTTCAGTGACTGATTCAGTCGCAGTGAATCCATCTGTTCCTGTCGAGCAAAGCGAAGATTCGATAGGAGACCCACCAGAAAGTGCACAGAATGTGTCAGATGTTGTACCTGTTATAGAGAATCATCCGGCGTCTGCGGAAACTTCTGTGACTGATTCTGTCGCTGTGGAACTAAATGATCCTGTAGAGCGAACCACAAATCTCTCAGGAAACACAGATTTTGTGGCAGATACTGAATCATCAGGCGCAGATAATGAAATCGGTGTGGACCCAAACAATCCTGCAGAATTTGAGCCAGTGAATGTAATCCCGGAAACCAATCAACTGGAAATAGAAACTTTAGAGTTAAAGGAGGAGTTAACAATGGAAGAATTAACGACCATCGATGGAAAACCATCAGCAGTTCTGGAGCCCTTAGTGTCCGTAAACACGGTTTACCAAGAGGAATCAACCAATCTGAGTACACTACAAGAAAATGTTGTTCCCCAAGAAGAATCCGTTTCTAAATCGAAACCTATTCCAGAAACTGAAACTGTGGACGTAGTAGAGGTGAAACCAGTTGCCGTGGGAACTTCAGCGGAGGAGAAGTCGCttgaaaatgagaaaatggTTTTGAATGTGGAGAGCACCAATGGGGAACCCTTGCCAGCTGCTGAGTCCGTCATTTTGGAGCCAGTATTGGGCGAAGAACCTATTTCCGTACCGGAATATACCAGTGTGGATTCCGGTAACTTTGTTCCTCAACTAGACTCAGTACCTTTGTCGGCACCAGCCGCGGTGACAATTCCAAAAGAACCAAAGGATTTGGAGCTGCGAGCTTGTGAGGAGCTTATTCCAGAATCAGTATCATGCACTGATGATTTACCAGATCCTGCACAAGGTCTTTTACAAGAAGCTCCTGTCGATATGGAAACCCTATCGGGCATTCCAATGGTTCCTGATGAATATGTCCATGAGTTTGAACCCTCTCCTGTGGAAATCGTTCTACAACATGCAGATGCAATCACCATAGCTCCTGTGGAACCTAATACGAAACCAGAAACGGAAAGCCCATCGCCTATGGGTGCAATAAGTACTCCAGATCTACAAGTTGTGGCATCGGTACCTCTAGATTCAGTTCCTGCTGCACCAGTAATGCCAATGGAATTTGTTTCTAATAAGGAACATCTGAAAGAGGAAACCAAGGATGAGAGGGCAACCCCAGTGAGTTTGGGCCACGTGGGGCAAAAGCAGAGTAACGCTAATGAAGAACCGCCACATGATGAAGATAATTCAAAGAGGGATGATGGAATATTAAACGATGAAGAGGAACCAGTTTCTGAGCCACAAAAGGATGAAGTAGTCGAGGTGAAGCCAATTGTTGAAACTCCGGTTGATGAAGAATCCAAGACCATTACAACTGCGATTTCGAACTTATCAAGTGATGTCCAACTAGCCTGTATAGACCAAGAATTACAGGAAATCGCATTGGATCCTGCCACAGAAG GTTCCATTGCGGAGCGCGAGGTGAAGAAGTGGTACAACGCCGTTGAGATGCCAAATAATCCGTACTCCCCGGAGGCCCTGAAGCAGCGCATCAGTGGCACCCAGGAGCGCTACATGGATGTGCCCAACATCAGTCCGAGTGCTGAGCAAAAGGCACTGGCATCCGCGCTGACGGAAAATCCCGATCCTCCAGCGCCAAAAACGGATTACAAACG CTATAGCCGCGACTACTACATCAACAATGCTCCCACAGCCACGGACAGCACGGGTGGTGTAAAGGCCGCTACGTCCAGCGCACTTGAGGAGGTGGAGGACATCGTGATCAACGAG GctcaaaaggcaaacaaacccGCCACTGAGCAGGACCCGCCGCAGGAATCGGTGTACAAAGCCACGCCAGTCCAAGTCCTGGACGAGTCCCTGGACTCGCAATCGAATCCCTCGCTGTACTCCCTGCAGACTACGACCACAAACACAAGCGATGAATCCAATACGGTTCGCATATACGACTTTAACA